A window from Triticum aestivum cultivar Chinese Spring chromosome 6D, IWGSC CS RefSeq v2.1, whole genome shotgun sequence encodes these proteins:
- the LOC123144637 gene encoding zinc finger protein STAR3, with protein sequence MDSTTNQFAGAAAGASSANTAPLPAMLADALIGAGAGGGDGDPSAALQRLAALGDRMAAVRRLLVASISGESQPLSSSDIQSVSSEISSAAHLVVLNAASLLSSSLPFPAPSATPAPPAPIQELPAAASTADVLPQEATKGYDVVELDADELLAEHVHFCNICGKGFRRDANLRMHMRAHGDRFKTLDALSRPGQAKPADGRDVRFSCPFTGCNRNRAHRRFRPLKSAVCARNHFRRSHCPKLYACERCGGKKRFAVLADLRGHLRHCGEEAQWRCSCGTTFSRKDKLFGHLALFEGHMPAMSPPNKDAVTTTTEAPLDIMDEGGIEEQEDGGEGGFDPEFFKEWMEELKDDGVPAGGTVWPGRAAAGQ encoded by the coding sequence ATGGACTCCACCACCAACCAAttcgccggcgccgccgctggcgCGTCATCGGCGAACACGGCACCGCTGCCGGCCATGCTCGCTGACGCCCTTATcggcgccggagccggaggaggagatgGGGACCCCAGCGCCGCTCTCCAACGGCTGGCGGCCCTCGGCGATCGCATGGCTGCTgtccggcgcctcctcgtcgcctCCATTTCTGGGGAATCGCAGCCCCTCTCCTCCTCGGATATTCAGTCCGTGTCCTCCGAGATCTCATCTGCCGCTCACCTCGTCGTCCTCAACGCCGCCTCCCTCCTTTCTTCCTCCCTCCCTTTTCCCGCCCCATCTGCCACTCCTGCCCCTCCCGCTCCTATCCAAGAGCTTCCCGCCGCGGCCTCCACCGCCGATGTGCTTCCCCAAGAAGCTACCAAGGGCTACGATGTCGTGGAGCTCGATGCCGACGAGCTGCTCGCGGAGCATGTCCACTTCTGCAATATCTGCGGCAAGGGCTTCCGCCGCGACGCCAACCTCAGGATGCACATGCGCGCACACGGCGACCGATTCAAGACCCTGGACGCGCTCTCCCGGCCCGGTCAGGCAAAGCCAGCTGATGGCCGCGATGTGCGCTTTTCCTGTCCTTTCACGGGGTGCAACCGGAACCGTGCGCACCGCCGCTTCCGGCCGCTCAAGTCAGCGGTGTGCGCGCGCAACCACTTCCGCCGCAGCCACTGCCCCAAACTCTACGCGTGTGAGCGCTGCGGTGGCAAGAAGCGTTTTGCTGTTCTTGCCGATCTCCGCGGCCACCTCCGCCACTGCGGTGAGGAGGCACAGTGGCGCTGCTCCTGCGGCACCACTTTCTCCCGCAAGGACAAGCTGTTCGGCCATCTCGCCCTCTTTGAAGGCCATATGCCAGCCATGTCCCCTCCGAACAAGGATGCAGTGACAACGACTACAGAGGCACCCCTTGATATAATGGATGAAGGAGGAATCGAAGAGCAGGAAGATGGCGGTGAAGGTGGTTTTGATCCGGAGTTCTTCAAGGAGTGGATGGAGGAGCTCAAAGATGATGGCGTGCCTGCTGGTGGCACAGTCTGGCCTGGACGGGCAGCAGCTGGGCAATAG